Part of the Notamacropus eugenii isolate mMacEug1 chromosome 5, mMacEug1.pri_v2, whole genome shotgun sequence genome is shown below.
ggggaacagCCCCTGCTTCCCAGAGTTCTCCTCAGGCAAGACCAAGAGAGGTGATATATGCAATCTTCAAGTGACAGGATCATAAGATCTTAGAATTGGGGgggaaaccttagaggtcattgagttcggtcccctcattttacaggtgaggaaactgaggcacagaattgTTAAGTAATTGTCCCAAGTAGTAAGCAGCAAAACCAGTCATTGAACCCATCTTTTCCCTCCCAATCTCACTACACCATATTACCTCTCAAAAAATTTTAGGTATTATTCTTTTCTTCACAGAAGTAGGAGGAAGAGTTGACTTGGTTTGTCTTGGATAGAGATCTTTCAATGAGAAAACGTTATCAATACAAATCAAccattcagtcaacaagcttttattaagcacttagccTGTGTGAGGAGTTAACAGCGAGGAGTTAACCAACATAGGTTGGTGCTTTCCCTGCATCTTGGGGcaaggttcttaatctggggtccacaaACCCTGTGATTTCAGGGAGGTTGTAATCTTGGATGAGAAAAAACTACATCCGGATCTccatataattgatttccttcatattcctattttattttatgcatttaaaaacatgatctgAGAAGAGGACCATAAGCAACCAATACCGTGAAAGCGGTCTAGGACACCCACAAAATGGGGAAGAACCCCAGCTTAGAGAGCTGCCAAGTGCACTTAGAGATTCAATGATTGGCCCACTGTCACATAGCCAAATATagacagaggtggaatttgaaccctcAGGTTCCTGGCTCCCCCATCTACCCCTCAGTcaacaaaaaaaagggaaaatattccctgccctcatggaacttacatgTACAAGAACATGTACACACTAGCTACACAGAAATAGAAGGTGACCTTGGAGAGGAACAGCCCAGAAACTCTCCCAAAGTGTGTGGTCTTAGGGGGCCAGAGGCAACAAGAGGTTACGGTATCCTTGGACTCTGAGTTTGAACCCCCTCTCCCCAAGGGACTAGTGGGAGAATGTGCCGCCATATGTGGAGGGAGAGAGCACAGTAATGTTTCATGTCATTATCACCATGTAACACAGTGCCCACtgatagagatagagaggaagggggagagaaatctagctgtgtgtatatatgtatgtacatgcatatgcatgtgtatatatacacacatgttgtatacatatatagaaagagaaatctagttatgtatgtatacgtgtattacacacatatgtacgtgtgtgatgcatatgtatgtgtataaacgtATATAGAGATCTAGCtctgtatacatatctatgtacacacatgcatatgtgtatatacatatgtatacatgtatcgATATATGCATGTATCCAGAGATCtagctatgtatgtatacatgtacatatatgtatacacacatgtacatataaagatctatgtgtatgtgtgtaagtacatatgtgtatgtttgtatatacacatatgtacatgcatatatacttacacacatgtGTGTAGAGAAAGAGCaagctatgtgtgtatatatgtatgtacgtatgtatgtgtatgtatacatatacaagatatatttgtgtgtatatataaagagATGTGgctatatatgcatgcacacacatatatatgtgtatatatacatatatacacgtgtatatatagaGATCaagctgtgtgtatgtatatgtatgcatgtatacacacacacatgtgtgtgtgtatgtgtgtggagagagagagagagaggacaactTTAGAGGAGAACTcctgggaggaccaggaaaggctttctaCAGAAGTTTTGATAAGACTTTAtcttaccctcagggagcttatagtctaatgaagaaagaacaaaatctatcctcagatacaTTTGATACAAATTAGAAGCCGATAGAGGTATGAGAAGAACATAAAGTACTTTGGAATCTGAATTaatttcccctcttccccatctGTGCCTTCCTTTCAGATCTTTTGGGGACGATATCCCAGAAGAGAAGTTCAGGATTTGGTTGGAGGATGTTTGATGTGATCCCTTGAGAGCTGACCTCGTAAGTTCTTTTGCCTTACTTTATAAACGGATACACGGGCCAACTTCTACCTGCTCAGTGTTTGTGGCAATGATGGCCCAATCTAAGGCCAATGGCTCCCACTATGCCCTGACTGCCATCGGACTGGGGATGCTGGTGCTGGGGATCATCATGGCGGTGTGGAATCTGGTCCCAGGATTTAGTCATTCAGACAAACCATCAATGCATGGGAACAGCAGTAACCCCAGTGGGGGGATCCTCAAGAGCAAAACGTTCTCTGTGGCCTACGTGCTGGTGGGTGCCGGGATCatgcttctgctcctttccatCTGCTTGAGTATCCGGGACAAGAGGAAGCAAAGACAAGGAGAAGAGGAGATCACCAGAATCCAGAATGATGCAGCTGTCAGAGCTCAGTCCCAGGAAGAAGACAGGTAAGCCAGTGGGCAGTAAACCTTTCCAAACTGCAAGTTTGGTGtttgaggggaaggaagggggaaagagttCATAGTAATACACAGAGTTTCACTGATGAATTTGTCATGGAGTGTGTCACCAGACACATTGCTTCTCCCTTACGTTCCCTTAAGATATTGAGAGTTCAGTGCTAATCTTTGTCACCTCCATTTCTCTGTTGTCTGGGGATGGCCTGAGCTAATCGGATGCCTTGTGTTTGGTATGTTACAgccaagaggaggaggaggaatccCACTCAAGATATTATGTCCCCAGCTACGAGGAAGTGATGAACACTAACTACACAGAGGTGAGAGAATTGGAGCAAAACCCCGGGATGACCGTGTCTCTCCCCTCCTACGAGTCCCTGACAGGGCTGGACGAGACAACTCCCACCACAGTCGGGGCTAACGCAGAGACCCACCCACCTGACAGGCAGAACTCCAGGCTGGCAAAACGCCTGAAGCCCCTGAAAGTCCGAAGGATTAAGTCAGAAAAGCTTCACTTGAAGGATTTTCGAATTA
Proteins encoded:
- the TMEM51 gene encoding transmembrane protein 51, which gives rise to MMAQSKANGSHYALTAIGLGMLVLGIIMAVWNLVPGFSHSDKPSMHGNSSNPSGGILKSKTFSVAYVLVGAGIMLLLLSICLSIRDKRKQRQGEEEITRIQNDAAVRAQSQEEDSQEEEEESHSRYYVPSYEEVMNTNYTEVRELEQNPGMTVSLPSYESLTGLDETTPTTVGANAETHPPDRQNSRLAKRLKPLKVRRIKSEKLHLKDFRINLPEGNLPPPTIEPLTPPPQYDEVQEKAAVDTRQPN